In Pseudomonas sp. P5_109, the genomic window TCGTGGATGCCGTCCTGCACCAGGAAGCGATTGACGCAGACGCAGGTTTGTCCGGCGTTGCGGAATTTGGCGATCAGCGCGCCATCGATGGCACGCTCCAGATCGGCATCGTCGAAGACAATGAACGGCGCGTTGCCGCCCAGTTCCAGCGAGACTTTTTTCAGGGTCGGTGCGCACTGGGCCATCAGCAGTTTGCCGATGGCGGTGGAGCCGGTGAACGACAGTTTGCGCACCTGCGGGCTGGACGTCAGCTCGGCGCCGATGGCGATGGCGTCACCCGTGATCACGTTGAAGATGCCAGCGGGAATCCCGGCCTGTTCCGCCAATGCCGCCATGGCCAGCGCCGAGAACGGCGTTTCCGGGGCCGGTTTGACGATGCACGGGCAACCGGCGGCCAGCGCCGGGCCGGCCTTGCGAGTAATCATCGCCGCCGGGAAGTTCCACGGCGTGATGGCCGCGACGACGCCAATCGGCTCCTTGCTGACGACGATGCGCGCATCGCCCTTGTGGCTGGGAATGGTGTCGCCGTAGATGCGCTTGGCCTCTTCGGCGAACCACTCGATGAAGCTCGCGGCGTAGAGGATTTCGCCCTTGGCTTCGGCCAGTGGCTTGCCTTGTTCGAGGGTGAGGATCTGTGCCAGGGCGTCGGCGTTTTCCATCATCAGGGCATGCCAGCGCTTGAGGGTATTGCTGCGCTCCTTGGCGGTCAGTGCGCGCCAGGCCGGCCAGGCCTTGTTGGCGGCATCGATGGCCAGGCGTGCGTGCTCGGCGCCGAGGTTCGGCACGCGGCCGATGAGTTCACCAGTGGCCGGGTTGAAGATGTCCTGACAGGCGCCATCCGGCGCGTCCAGCCATTGGCCATTGATGTAGGCCTGCTGGCGGAACAGTAACGAGGCTGCTGGGCTCATGCCGGCTCCTGAGTAATGTGGTGGACCCTGTGGGAGCGGGCTTGCTCGCGAAAGCGGTGGGTCAGTCAATATTGATGTCAACTGACACTCCGCCTTCGCGAGCAAGCCCGCTCCCACGAGGGGATTGTGTAGATCCATCAGGCCAGGGTAGGCAGCGGTCCCAGCTTGCCTTTGTGGTAGATCATCGGCGTCACCGGTTGCGCGGGCAGGATCAGGTTCTTCACCGCGCCGACGATGATCGCGTGATCACCGCCGTCGTATTCGCGCCACAGTTCGCACTCGATGATCGCCGTGGCCTTGGCCAGGATCGGGTTACCCAGATCACTCAAGTGCCACTCGATGCCCTTGGCCTTGTCCTTGCCTTTACCGGCGAAGGCATAGGCTTCGGCGGTCTGCTCGGCGGACAGCAGGTGAATCGCGAACTGCTTGCTGTCGCGCAGCACCGGGTAGGTGTCGGAGCCGTAGTTGGGGCAGAACAGCACCAGTGCCGGGTCAATCGACAGCGCACTGAAGGCACTGGCGGTGATGCCGACGATGCCGCCATCCGGGTCGAGGGTGGTGACCACCGTGACCCCGGACGGGAACGAGCTCATCACGTCTTTGTAAATGCCGGGTTCGATCATTTTCCAGGACTCCTAGCGCATCACGAAGGGATCAGGCATCGGTGCCTGGGACAGGTTGATCCACACCGTTTTCAGCTCGGTGTAGGCCAGCACCGAATCGATGCCGCTTTCGCGTCCATAGCCGCTGTTCTTGAAGCCGCCGATCGGCGCCATGGCCGAGACCGCGCGATAGGTGTTGACCCAGATGATCCCCGAACGCACGTCCCGGGCAAGGCGATGGGCGCGGCCGAGGTCGCGGGTCCAGATGCCGGCGGCGAGGCCGAACTGCGAGTCGTTGGCGATCGCCAGGGCTTCGGCTTCGTCCTTGAAGCGGATGACCGAAGCCACCGGGCCAAAGACTTCTTCCTGCATGATCTTCATCGAGTTGCGGTCGCACTCGAACAGCGTCGGCTCGTAGAACCAGCCGTCGCCCAGATTGGTCGGACGCTTGCCGCCCAGACGCAAACGCGCACCTTCAGCGATGGCATCGGCGACCAGACCTTCGACCACGGCCAGTTGCTGCGCGGTGGCCATCGGGCCCATTTCGCTGCTGTCGTCCTGCGGGTTGCCGATGCGGATGCGCTGGGCGCGTTCCACCAGTCGGCCGACGAACTCATCGTAGATCTCGTCCTGCACCAACAAGCGCGAACCGGACACGCAACTCTGCCCGGAGGCGGCATAGATCCCGGCGATGGCGCCGTTGATCGCGCTGTCGAGGTCGGCGTCGGCGAAGATGATGTTCGGCGATTTGCCGCCCAGTTCCAGCGACAGCTTGGCGAAGTTCTCCGCACTGCTGCGCACCACATGCCGCGCTGTCGCCGCGCCGCCGGTGAAGGCGATCTTGCGGATCAGCGGATGGCGGGTGAGGGCCGCGCCAGTACTCGGGCCGTAACCGGTGACGACGTTGACCACCCCCGGCGGAATCCCGGCTTCCAGCGCCAGGCGCGCCAGTTCGAGGATGGTCGCCGAGGCGTGTTCCGACGGCTTGATCACGATGGTGTTGCCAGCCGCAAGCGCCGGGGCGAGTTTGATCGCGGTCAGGTACAGCGGGCTGTTCCACGGAATGATCGCGGCCACCACGCCCATGGCTTCGTGCACGGTGTAGGCAAACAGGTCCGGCTTGTCCAGCGGCAGGGTGCCGCCTTCGAGCTTGTCCGCCAGGCCTGCGGTGTAATGGAAGAACTCCGGCAGATAGCCGACCTGGCCACGGGTTTCGCGGATCAGCTTGCCGTTGTCGCGGCTTTCCAGCTGCGCCAGTTGTTCCTTGTTTTCGGCGATCAGGTCGCCCAGACGTCGCAGCAACTTGCCGCGAGCGGTGGCGGTCAGTCCGCGCCAGGCCGGGCTGTCGAAAGCGGTTTGCGCGGCTTGTACGGCGCGCTCGACATCGGCTTCGTCGGCATCGGGCAGCTCGGCCCAAGGCTCGGCCAGCGCCGGGTTGAGGCTTTCGAAGGTCTTGCCGGACAGGGCATCGACCCATTCACCGCCGATGCACATCTGGAAGCGTGCGAGTGTCATGCAACGATCCCCTTGATCTGGTTTTGTTGGGAGTGCGCGGCCTGCAGAAACTCCAGCAACAGCTGGTTGACCAGGCGCGGCGATTCTACGGGCATCATATGCCGTTGCTCGGCGAGCACGGCAACGGTCGCGCCGGGAATGCGCTCGGCCAGCTGCCGGGCCATTTCCGGGGTCGAGCCCGGGTCCAGTTCGCCGGTGGCGATCAGCGTCGGCACCCGGATACTGGCCAGGTCATCGGCGCGGTACATATCCTGGGTGGCGAACAGTTCGTAAGTGGTCAGGTAACCCTGCGGGTCATTGCCGGCCAGGGTCTGGCGAATCGCGGCGATCTGCGCCGGGTTCGCGGCCTGGTATTCACGGCTGAACCAGCGCGACAGCGCCGCTTCGGCATTGGCGTCCGGCCCGTGTTCGGCGGCCTGGCTGGTGCGGGCGATGACCCCGGCGCGCTGTTCGGCGCTACGGTTGAACACGCTGTTGAGCACCACCAAGCCTTCCAGGCGTTGCGGGTAGTGCAGGGCAAACGCCCGCGCCACCAGCCCGCCCATGGAAAAGCCGATCACCGTTGCCTTGGGCAATTGCAGGTGGTCGAGCAGCTCCAGCAACTGGTCGGCATAACCGAGCAGCGGCGTGCCGCTCTCCGGACGCGGACTGGCGCCATGGCCGAGCATGTCGTAGGCGATGACGCGGTAGTTCGTGGCCAGGCCGACGATCTGGCCGCCCCACATTTCTTTGTTCAGGCCCACGCCGTGGATCAAGACCACGGGCTGGCCTTGGCCGGTCGCCAGGTAACTGGTGCCAGCCGGGGTGAGTTCAGCGGTGAGCCGAATCATGGAGCGCTCCTGCAATGCCTTCTTGTTGTCGTTTTGCTGGGCGGTTACTGGGCTTTTTCGGCAGCCAGTTCTTCCAGGTCGATGTAGCGGTTGCCGATGCGCGGGTGCAGGCGGCCACCGTCGGCGCAACCCAGGACCACGACGATTTCGTCGGCACGCGGTGCGTCTTCGATCTGCATTTCCAGGGTGATGTAGTGCGAACGCAGGCCTTCGTCGTCCTTGTGCATCATCGGGATCTGGATCGAAGTGCCCGGGCCGCCGCGCTTGTTGGTGAAGCTCAGGTAGCTCTTGGCCTTGACCGCTTCGCGGTAATGGTTGCCGAAGCGCAGGGTGTGGATCACCGCCGAAGCGTGCTCGATTTCGCCGTCAGCGCCGACCACCGCAGCCTTGCCGTATGCCTCGATCTTCTCGGCGCCGCCAATGATGCCCACCAGGCGCTCGACCATCAGTGCGCCGAGGTCGGAGCAGTTGGCGCGGATCTGTGGTTTCAGGTCTTCGACGAAACCGTTGCCCAGCCAGGGGTTTTTCATCACCACGGCCAGACCGACCATGGTCACGGGCTTATCGGTGGCTTTGCCGCCTTCAATAAAGGTTTCTTCGACATAGCTGACGATCTTGCGGATTTCGAAACTCATGAGCTGCTCCGTAGAGGTTTTGGGTGTCTGTGCGTCTGATGGTATACCATAATACCGATGACGCAAGTCCCCGAACGGAGTTTCTGGCTGGATGGCAGGTAAAAGTTCGCTTACCGAGTCGCCGGACTGATGACACCAGCTTCGCCCTTGGCCAACTCAATGGGGAGCGGACCTTTCACTGCGGGTGGTTGTGCGTCAAGGAAACCGACGTGGTGCTGGTAGTACACGCCCATTACCGGGTTGTTGGCGGTGATTAAGTGATAGTAGGGCGCAAATATTTTTATAGCTGTCCTTTGCCACTTGCTCGGCGAGGTGGCGTCGACTTGCTGGGGGCGGCGAGGTTGGGAGGTGTGCTGCTATGGAAATGGTGCGCAAAGTTTAGGGAGGTGGGCGTTAGGACGACGACCGACCAGTACTGGTAGTAAGGATGCCCAAACCGCCAAAGATATGCCGCCGACGAGCAATTACGATGGACGAAAAAAGTAGCATATGGCTACTATGATGTATCCCTAGGAAATCACCATCTCTCGTGATTGTTCGATGGAGTACTTTCAGCGGCTAATGTTGAGGCTGAGGGATGGATGACACCCTTTCCTAATATAAAAACAATGTGCCTGGTACCTCGCCGGCGTGACAAGGATCGTTAAATGCGACACGACAAAGATGATCCTAAGGGATATTACCTAGTCATGGGGTTAACCTCGACCGCCGGGGATGATCAGATCAAGGCCGCCTATCGAAGGCGCGCCATGGAGCTACACCCTGATCGCAACCCTGGAAACGATACCACCCGGCAATTTCAATTCTTAAATGAAGCTTATGCGGTGCTATCGAACCCCGTCTCCAGGACCGAATATGACAGCGTGGGTACTCAAACTGCTGGCACTGATCCCGCGACATCTCAAGTGCCAGACCCTATCGTCTGTTCTCTCTGCACAAAAGTTTCGGCTCAACCAAGAGTCGTGGTA contains:
- a CDS encoding NAD-dependent succinate-semialdehyde dehydrogenase, producing MSPAASLLFRQQAYINGQWLDAPDGACQDIFNPATGELIGRVPNLGAEHARLAIDAANKAWPAWRALTAKERSNTLKRWHALMMENADALAQILTLEQGKPLAEAKGEILYAASFIEWFAEEAKRIYGDTIPSHKGDARIVVSKEPIGVVAAITPWNFPAAMITRKAGPALAAGCPCIVKPAPETPFSALAMAALAEQAGIPAGIFNVITGDAIAIGAELTSSPQVRKLSFTGSTAIGKLLMAQCAPTLKKVSLELGGNAPFIVFDDADLERAIDGALIAKFRNAGQTCVCVNRFLVQDGIHDAFVARLAERVSQLKVGSGFDDGVTQGPLINERAVAKVEDHVQDALAHGARLLCGGERHALGNGFFQPTVLTGVTTQMKVARDETFGPLAAVFRFDSEAQAVEMANDTEFGLAAYCYTRDLGRAWRMSEALEYGMVGINEGLISTEVAPFGGIKSSGLGREGSKYGIEDYLELKYTLMGGL
- a CDS encoding flavin reductase family protein, which codes for MIEPGIYKDVMSSFPSGVTVVTTLDPDGGIVGITASAFSALSIDPALVLFCPNYGSDTYPVLRDSKQFAIHLLSAEQTAEAYAFAGKGKDKAKGIEWHLSDLGNPILAKATAIIECELWREYDGGDHAIIVGAVKNLILPAQPVTPMIYHKGKLGPLPTLA
- a CDS encoding aldehyde dehydrogenase is translated as MTLARFQMCIGGEWVDALSGKTFESLNPALAEPWAELPDADEADVERAVQAAQTAFDSPAWRGLTATARGKLLRRLGDLIAENKEQLAQLESRDNGKLIRETRGQVGYLPEFFHYTAGLADKLEGGTLPLDKPDLFAYTVHEAMGVVAAIIPWNSPLYLTAIKLAPALAAGNTIVIKPSEHASATILELARLALEAGIPPGVVNVVTGYGPSTGAALTRHPLIRKIAFTGGAATARHVVRSSAENFAKLSLELGGKSPNIIFADADLDSAINGAIAGIYAASGQSCVSGSRLLVQDEIYDEFVGRLVERAQRIRIGNPQDDSSEMGPMATAQQLAVVEGLVADAIAEGARLRLGGKRPTNLGDGWFYEPTLFECDRNSMKIMQEEVFGPVASVIRFKDEAEALAIANDSQFGLAAGIWTRDLGRAHRLARDVRSGIIWVNTYRAVSAMAPIGGFKNSGYGRESGIDSVLAYTELKTVWINLSQAPMPDPFVMR
- a CDS encoding alpha/beta fold hydrolase, with amino-acid sequence MIRLTAELTPAGTSYLATGQGQPVVLIHGVGLNKEMWGGQIVGLATNYRVIAYDMLGHGASPRPESGTPLLGYADQLLELLDHLQLPKATVIGFSMGGLVARAFALHYPQRLEGLVVLNSVFNRSAEQRAGVIARTSQAAEHGPDANAEAALSRWFSREYQAANPAQIAAIRQTLAGNDPQGYLTTYELFATQDMYRADDLASIRVPTLIATGELDPGSTPEMARQLAERIPGATVAVLAEQRHMMPVESPRLVNQLLLEFLQAAHSQQNQIKGIVA
- a CDS encoding amino acid synthesis family protein, with the translated sequence MSFEIRKIVSYVEETFIEGGKATDKPVTMVGLAVVMKNPWLGNGFVEDLKPQIRANCSDLGALMVERLVGIIGGAEKIEAYGKAAVVGADGEIEHASAVIHTLRFGNHYREAVKAKSYLSFTNKRGGPGTSIQIPMMHKDDEGLRSHYITLEMQIEDAPRADEIVVVLGCADGGRLHPRIGNRYIDLEELAAEKAQ